From Blastochloris viridis, one genomic window encodes:
- a CDS encoding DUF1127 domain-containing protein, giving the protein MTIARAPSAAHLSQSLAATFIHKLAQPILAVVRALEARRQIAQMAALSDIMLKDIGLQRQDLQDAASLSPFSDPTRLLVSRVSERRAARLQARPRP; this is encoded by the coding sequence ATGACGATCGCCCGCGCTCCCTCCGCCGCGCATCTGTCGCAAAGCCTGGCGGCGACCTTCATTCACAAGCTGGCTCAGCCGATCCTCGCCGTGGTGCGCGCGCTGGAGGCAAGGCGCCAGATCGCGCAGATGGCGGCTCTGAGCGACATCATGCTCAAGGACATCGGGCTTCAGCGCCAGGACCTGCAGGACGCCGCCAGCCTGTCGCCGTTCTCGGACCCGACCCGGCTTCTGGTGTCGCGGGTGTCGGAGCGGCGCGCCGCCCGACTCCAGGCCCGTCCGCGCCCGTGA
- a CDS encoding ABC transporter ATP-binding protein, producing the protein MTPPLLAVEDLSVAFRQGTRETLAVDRISFTVNKGETVALVGESGSGKSVSALSILKLLPYPSAFHPSGRVRFKGEDLLDLSERDIRRVRGDDITMVFQEPMSSLNPLHTIERQIGEIIELHRPLRGEAVRNRTIELLSQVGIPDPASRLASYPHQLSGGQRQRVMIAMALANEPDLLIADEPTTALDVTVQAQILTLLKELQRRLGMAILFITHDLGIVRKIADRVCVMNKGQIVEQGAVETVFEAPAHPYTKALMEAEPKGEPAPMRPEAPVMVETRDLKVWFPIRRGVLRRVKGHIKAVDGVSLAIRRGETLGVVGESGSGKTTLGLAILRLISSAGPIVFMGQEVQELSFNQMRPHRRDMQIVFQDPYGSLSPRLTIEDIVAEGLRVHQPKLSDAERTAKVVAALHDVGLDPSTRFRYPHEFSGGQRQRIAVARAIVLEPSFVVLDEPTSALDMLVQAQIVDLLRDLQRRRDLTYLFISHDLKVVAALASRVMVMKAGKVVEEGPAERLFRAPTSPYTRALFAAAFSLETADSGAVSQ; encoded by the coding sequence ATGACCCCTCCCCTCCTCGCCGTCGAAGACCTGTCTGTCGCCTTCCGCCAGGGCACGCGGGAGACGCTGGCGGTCGACCGCATCTCCTTCACCGTGAACAAGGGCGAGACCGTCGCGCTGGTCGGGGAGTCCGGCTCGGGCAAGTCGGTGTCGGCGCTGTCGATCCTGAAGCTCCTGCCCTACCCCTCCGCCTTCCACCCCTCGGGCCGGGTGCGCTTCAAGGGCGAGGATCTGCTCGACCTCTCGGAGCGCGATATCCGGCGGGTCCGCGGCGACGACATCACCATGGTGTTCCAGGAGCCGATGAGCTCGCTCAACCCGCTCCACACCATCGAGCGGCAGATCGGCGAGATCATCGAGCTGCACCGGCCGCTGCGCGGCGAGGCGGTGCGCAACCGCACCATCGAGCTTCTGAGCCAGGTCGGCATCCCCGACCCGGCGAGCCGGCTCGCCAGCTATCCGCACCAGCTGTCCGGCGGCCAGCGCCAGCGGGTGATGATCGCGATGGCGCTCGCCAACGAGCCCGACCTTTTGATCGCGGACGAGCCGACCACCGCGCTCGACGTCACGGTGCAGGCCCAGATCCTGACGCTGCTGAAGGAATTGCAGCGCCGGCTCGGCATGGCAATCTTGTTCATCACCCACGACCTCGGCATCGTGCGGAAGATTGCCGACCGCGTCTGCGTGATGAACAAGGGCCAGATCGTCGAGCAGGGCGCGGTCGAGACCGTGTTCGAGGCGCCGGCGCATCCCTATACCAAGGCGCTGATGGAAGCCGAGCCCAAAGGCGAGCCGGCGCCGATGCGGCCCGAGGCGCCGGTGATGGTCGAGACCCGCGATCTCAAGGTGTGGTTCCCGATCCGGCGCGGCGTGCTGCGTCGCGTCAAAGGCCACATCAAGGCGGTCGATGGCGTCTCGCTCGCCATCCGCAGGGGCGAGACCCTCGGCGTGGTCGGCGAATCCGGCTCCGGCAAAACCACGCTCGGCCTCGCCATCCTGCGGCTGATCTCCTCCGCTGGCCCGATCGTGTTCATGGGCCAGGAAGTCCAGGAACTCAGCTTCAACCAGATGCGGCCGCATCGCCGCGACATGCAGATCGTGTTCCAGGATCCCTACGGCTCGCTCAGCCCACGCCTCACCATCGAGGACATCGTCGCCGAGGGCCTGCGCGTCCACCAGCCCAAGCTATCCGATGCCGAGCGAACCGCAAAAGTGGTGGCGGCGCTGCACGACGTCGGGCTCGATCCCTCGACCCGGTTCCGCTACCCGCACGAATTCTCCGGCGGCCAGCGCCAGCGCATCGCAGTGGCGCGCGCCATCGTGCTGGAGCCCTCGTTCGTGGTGCTGGACGAGCCGACCAGCGCGCTCGACATGCTGGTGCAGGCCCAGATCGTCGACCTGTTGCGCGACCTGCAGCGGCGGCGCGACCTCACTTACCTGTTCATCTCGCACGACCTCAAGGTGGTGGCGGCGCTTGCCAGCCGGGTGATGGTGATGAAAGCCGGCAAGGTGGTGGAGGAGGGCCCGGCCGAGCGGCTGTTCCGGGCGCCGACCTCGCCCTACACCCGCGCGCTGTTCGCCGCCGCGTTCTCGCTGGAAACCGCCGACAGCGGTGCCGTCAGCCAGTGA
- a CDS encoding DMT family transporter produces the protein MSDPLARSPALTALDLGLYGLTVFGWGTSWYAMKLQVGTVAPEVSVMWRFVLAALVMFAWAALRRLPLRYPPADHARFALLGLLLFSTNFVLFYHGARWLPSGLLSVIFSLSSVGNVLLAAALFGTRIEAKVVGGALLGAGGVALIFWPALAGTRLDAGTAAGLALGVVGTVSFCLGNMVSARLQQYRVPVIAATAWGMAYGVLLLAAASLVAGHSFAIDLSPAYVGSMLWLVGPSSVLAFAAYLTLLGRIGPARAGYVTVLFPLVALAVSTAVEAYVWTLPAIAGVVLVLGGNLLVLTSRRG, from the coding sequence TTGAGCGATCCGCTGGCGCGCTCACCGGCGCTGACCGCGCTCGACCTCGGTCTCTACGGTCTCACCGTGTTCGGCTGGGGCACCAGCTGGTACGCCATGAAGCTGCAGGTCGGCACCGTCGCCCCCGAGGTGTCGGTGATGTGGCGCTTCGTGCTGGCGGCCTTGGTGATGTTCGCGTGGGCGGCGCTGAGGCGGCTGCCGCTGCGCTATCCGCCGGCCGACCATGCCCGCTTCGCGCTGCTCGGCCTGCTGCTGTTCTCCACCAACTTCGTGCTGTTCTATCACGGCGCGCGCTGGCTGCCGTCCGGCCTGCTGTCGGTGATCTTCTCGCTGTCGAGCGTCGGCAACGTGCTGCTGGCGGCGGCGCTGTTCGGCACTCGGATCGAGGCCAAGGTGGTGGGCGGCGCGTTGCTCGGCGCCGGCGGCGTCGCGCTGATCTTCTGGCCGGCGCTGGCCGGCACCCGGCTCGACGCCGGCACCGCGGCCGGGCTGGCGCTGGGCGTGGTCGGCACGGTGTCGTTCTGCCTCGGCAACATGGTGTCGGCGCGCCTGCAGCAGTACCGGGTGCCGGTGATCGCAGCGACCGCCTGGGGCATGGCCTATGGCGTGCTGCTGCTGGCGGCGGCCTCGCTGGTGGCCGGCCATTCCTTCGCCATCGATCTGTCGCCGGCCTATGTCGGCTCGATGCTGTGGCTGGTCGGGCCGTCCTCGGTGCTGGCGTTCGCCGCTTATCTGACCTTGCTCGGGCGCATCGGCCCGGCCCGCGCCGGCTACGTCACCGTGCTGTTTCCGCTGGTGGCGCTGGCGGTGTCGACCGCGGTGGAAGCCTATGTCTGGACGCTGCCGGCGATCGCCGGCGTCGTCCTGGTGCTGGGCGGCAACCTGCTGGTGCTCACGAGCCGGCGGGGCTGA
- a CDS encoding LysR substrate-binding domain-containing protein, protein MAHLLDIDQLRTFVAIAETGSFTRAGEVVHKTQSAVSMQMKRLEERIGQAVFARDGRGSKLTESGERLLDYARRIVRLNHEAMSAFSGAALTGNVRLGVPDDYADRYLPEIMARFSRSYPSVELTVMCEPTPDLIERIQGGEIDLAIITNTEGKFPVETFRRERLLWVGSMRHATHEIEPLPLALGRPNCSWRRIALERIEETGRRHRVLYSSWNAGAVAAAVLAGLAISVLPESGMRPGMRVLGHADGFPTLPTVDIGLARSPHERSALADALAEHIISSLDNMSETVAAAE, encoded by the coding sequence ATGGCCCATTTGCTCGACATCGACCAACTCCGTACCTTCGTCGCCATCGCCGAAACCGGCAGCTTCACCCGCGCCGGCGAGGTGGTGCACAAGACCCAGTCTGCGGTGTCGATGCAGATGAAGCGGCTGGAGGAGCGCATCGGCCAGGCGGTGTTCGCCCGTGACGGCCGCGGCTCCAAGCTGACCGAGAGCGGCGAGCGCCTGCTCGACTACGCCCGCCGCATCGTGCGGCTGAACCACGAGGCGATGAGCGCGTTCTCCGGCGCGGCGCTGACCGGCAACGTCCGGCTGGGCGTGCCCGACGACTACGCCGACCGCTATCTGCCGGAAATCATGGCGCGATTCTCGCGCTCCTACCCCAGCGTCGAACTCACCGTGATGTGCGAGCCGACCCCGGACCTGATCGAGCGCATCCAGGGCGGCGAGATCGACCTCGCCATCATCACCAACACCGAGGGCAAGTTCCCGGTCGAGACCTTCCGGCGCGAGCGGCTGCTATGGGTCGGCTCGATGCGCCACGCCACCCACGAGATCGAGCCGCTGCCGCTGGCGCTGGGCCGGCCGAACTGCTCCTGGCGGCGCATCGCGCTGGAGCGGATCGAGGAGACCGGCCGCCGCCACCGCGTGCTCTATTCGAGCTGGAACGCCGGGGCGGTGGCCGCCGCGGTGCTGGCCGGCCTCGCCATCTCGGTGCTGCCGGAATCGGGCATGCGGCCGGGCATGCGCGTTCTCGGCCACGCCGACGGCTTTCCCACCCTGCCGACCGTCGACATCGGCCTCGCCCGCAGCCCGCACGAGCGCTCGGCGCTGGCCGATGCGTTGGCCGAGCACATCATCTCCTCGCTCGACAACATGTCGGAGACAGTGGCGGCGGCGGAGTAG
- a CDS encoding ABC transporter ATP-binding protein has protein sequence MADVIKQQQLGSVRREFAPWADPGAKTLIRFDAVTKRFGEVTAVDAVSLDIFEREFFALLGPSGCGKTTLMRMLAGFEAPSEGRVVLGGEDITAVPPYLRPVNMMFQSYALFPHMSVAGNIAFGLKMDGLARSRIEARVAEMLKLVQLEGLGERRPNQLSGGQRQRVALARSLAKSPKVLLLDEPMAALDKKLREETQFELMHLQYELGMTFIIVTHDQEEAMTVADRIGVMDKGRLVQVGTPAEIYEQPNSRYVADFIGDVTLFEGTLEGREGEVAVVRERASGALLRAHAGTADAAPGATVWIAVRPEKTKLSPDPLPTATPNVLAGEVFDIAYLGDLSVYKVRRPDGGFMKASQPNATRLVQRPIGWDDKVWLSFAPEAGVLLTR, from the coding sequence ATGGCGGACGTCATCAAGCAACAGCAGCTCGGCAGCGTCCGTCGGGAGTTCGCGCCCTGGGCCGATCCCGGCGCGAAGACGCTGATTCGGTTCGACGCCGTGACCAAGCGGTTCGGCGAGGTCACTGCGGTCGACGCCGTCTCGCTCGACATCTTCGAGCGCGAGTTCTTCGCCCTGCTCGGCCCCTCCGGCTGCGGCAAGACCACCTTGATGCGGATGCTGGCCGGCTTCGAGGCGCCGAGCGAGGGCCGGGTGGTGCTGGGCGGTGAGGACATCACCGCGGTTCCGCCCTACCTGCGCCCGGTCAACATGATGTTCCAGTCCTACGCGCTGTTCCCGCACATGAGCGTGGCCGGCAACATCGCGTTCGGGCTGAAGATGGACGGCCTGGCGCGGTCTCGCATCGAGGCCCGGGTCGCCGAGATGCTGAAGCTGGTGCAGCTCGAAGGGCTCGGCGAGCGCCGGCCCAACCAGCTCTCCGGCGGCCAGCGCCAGCGCGTGGCGCTGGCCCGCTCGCTCGCCAAATCGCCCAAGGTGCTGCTGCTCGACGAGCCGATGGCCGCGCTCGACAAGAAGCTGCGCGAGGAAACCCAGTTCGAGCTGATGCACCTGCAGTACGAGCTGGGCATGACCTTCATCATCGTCACCCACGACCAGGAGGAGGCGATGACCGTCGCCGACCGCATCGGGGTGATGGACAAGGGCCGGCTGGTCCAGGTTGGCACCCCGGCCGAGATCTACGAGCAGCCCAACTCCCGCTACGTCGCCGACTTCATCGGCGATGTCACCTTGTTCGAGGGCACGCTGGAGGGGCGCGAGGGTGAGGTCGCGGTGGTGCGCGAGCGGGCGTCGGGCGCGCTGCTGCGCGCGCACGCCGGCACGGCCGATGCCGCGCCGGGCGCAACCGTGTGGATCGCGGTGCGGCCGGAGAAGACCAAGCTCTCGCCCGACCCGCTGCCGACGGCGACCCCCAACGTGCTGGCCGGCGAGGTGTTCGACATCGCCTATCTCGGCGATCTGTCGGTGTACAAGGTGCGCCGGCCGGACGGCGGCTTCATGAAAGCGTCACAGCCCAATGCGACGCGTCTGGTGCAACGGCCGATCGGCTGGGACGACAAGGTATGGCTGTCGTTCGCGCCGGAAGCCGGGGTGCTGCTGACGCGTTGA
- a CDS encoding response regulator encodes MQTAIPKKYENLLQNISVLVVDDNAFMRKLVRNILTNIGVKTTLEAADGLAGIEAIRMFAPDIVVLDWEMPLLNGAELVRIVRSPGVFPQPDIPIIMLTGHVERWRIVEATRLGVHEFLKKPVSGKALLERIISILANPRPMVRLGDYYGPEPRRSVPDPAIDYARRQRMAELKASRQAAPPAP; translated from the coding sequence ATGCAGACCGCAATTCCCAAGAAATACGAAAATCTTCTCCAGAACATCTCGGTGCTGGTGGTGGACGACAATGCGTTCATGCGCAAGCTCGTCCGCAACATCCTGACCAATATCGGAGTCAAGACGACGCTGGAAGCGGCAGACGGGCTGGCCGGCATCGAAGCCATCCGGATGTTCGCGCCCGATATCGTGGTGCTGGACTGGGAAATGCCGCTGCTGAACGGCGCAGAGCTGGTGCGCATCGTGCGCTCGCCCGGCGTATTCCCGCAGCCCGACATTCCGATCATCATGCTGACCGGGCACGTCGAGCGCTGGCGCATCGTCGAGGCGACGCGGCTCGGCGTCCACGAATTCCTCAAAAAGCCGGTGTCCGGCAAGGCGCTGCTGGAGCGGATCATCTCGATCCTGGCCAACCCGCGGCCGATGGTGCGGCTCGGCGACTATTACGGCCCCGAGCCGCGCCGCTCGGTGCCCGACCCCGCCATCGACTACGCCCGCCGCCAGCGCATGGCCGAACTCAAGGCGTCGCGGCAGGCGGCGCCGCCGGCGCCGTGA
- a CDS encoding glutamate--cysteine ligase — protein MARDTIDLIPISGRDELVSYLEAGCKPPSAFRIGTEHEKFAFTLARHEPVPYQGARSIRALLDGMRLLLGWEPIFDGDNIIGMADVTHGGAISLEPGGQFELSGAPLETVHETFTELYAHLAQLREVAAPLGIGFLGLGMSPKWTLAETPVMPKGRYQIMANYMPKVGSRGLDMMFRTCTVQVNLDFASEADMVKKLRVSLALQPIATAIFANSPFTEGKPNGFLSARSEIWRDTDNDRAGMLPFAFAGGMGFERYVDYALDVPMYFVKRGDAYIDVAGASFRDLMAGRLAQMPGEVATRSDWVNHLSTIFPEVRLKKFLEMRGADAGPWRRLPAFAALWVGVLYDDVALDAAWELVKGWTAEQRQRLRDEVPRLGFKAEIAGRSAHDIARDMLALARGGLARRDRLDNCGCDESKHLEAIAPFVEAGRTPAEDLLEAYHGRWNGSVEPVFDEYVY, from the coding sequence ATGGCGCGCGATACCATCGATTTGATTCCCATCTCCGGGCGCGACGAACTCGTGTCCTATCTCGAAGCGGGCTGCAAACCGCCGTCAGCGTTCCGAATCGGTACCGAGCACGAGAAGTTCGCCTTCACCCTCGCCCGACACGAGCCGGTGCCCTATCAGGGCGCACGCAGCATCCGGGCGCTGCTCGACGGCATGCGTTTGCTGCTGGGCTGGGAGCCGATTTTCGACGGCGACAACATCATCGGCATGGCCGACGTCACCCATGGCGGCGCCATCTCGCTGGAGCCGGGCGGCCAATTCGAGCTGTCGGGCGCGCCGCTGGAGACCGTCCACGAGACCTTCACCGAGCTTTACGCCCACCTTGCGCAGCTCCGCGAGGTCGCCGCGCCGCTCGGCATCGGCTTTCTCGGCCTCGGCATGAGCCCGAAATGGACGCTGGCGGAAACGCCGGTGATGCCCAAGGGCCGCTACCAGATCATGGCGAACTACATGCCCAAGGTCGGCAGCCGTGGCCTCGACATGATGTTCCGCACCTGCACCGTGCAGGTGAACCTCGACTTCGCCTCCGAAGCCGACATGGTGAAGAAGCTCCGGGTGTCGCTGGCGCTGCAGCCGATCGCCACCGCGATCTTCGCCAACTCGCCGTTTACCGAAGGCAAGCCGAACGGGTTTTTGTCGGCGCGCTCGGAGATCTGGCGCGACACCGACAATGACCGCGCCGGCATGCTGCCGTTCGCGTTCGCAGGCGGCATGGGGTTCGAGCGCTACGTCGATTATGCGCTCGACGTGCCGATGTACTTCGTCAAGCGCGGCGACGCCTACATCGACGTCGCCGGCGCCTCGTTCCGCGACCTGATGGCCGGCCGGCTGGCGCAGATGCCGGGTGAGGTCGCGACGCGCTCGGACTGGGTCAACCACCTCTCGACCATCTTCCCCGAGGTGCGGCTGAAGAAGTTCCTGGAAATGCGCGGCGCCGACGCCGGGCCGTGGCGGCGGCTGCCGGCATTCGCGGCGCTGTGGGTCGGCGTGCTCTATGACGATGTCGCGCTCGACGCCGCCTGGGAGTTGGTGAAGGGCTGGACCGCCGAGCAGCGCCAGCGCCTGCGCGACGAGGTGCCCCGGCTCGGCTTCAAGGCCGAGATCGCCGGCCGCAGCGCCCACGATATCGCTCGTGATATGCTGGCGCTGGCCCGCGGCGGCCTTGCCCGCCGCGACCGGCTCGACAATTGCGGCTGCGACGAGAGCAAGCATCTGGAGGCGATCGCCCCGTTCGTCGAGGCCGGGCGTACCCCGGCCGAAGACCTGCTCGAGGCCTATCACGGCCGCTGGAACGGCTCGGTCGAGCCGGTGTTCGACGAGTACGTCTATTGA
- a CDS encoding GNAT family acetyltransferase produces the protein MTPDQPELDIGDLRRDEVACAVALWTAAGLTRPWNDPMADIELALATPNSTVLAGRAGGALVATAMVGSDGHRGWVYYLAVTDACRGQGFGTAMMAACERWLTARGVPKLHLLVRRDNTRVIEFYGRLGFEVSDSVMLTRWLTAPAAPPAATP, from the coding sequence ATGACTCCCGATCAGCCGGAGCTGGACATCGGCGATCTTCGCCGGGACGAGGTCGCTTGCGCCGTCGCGCTGTGGACGGCGGCGGGGCTGACCCGGCCGTGGAACGACCCGATGGCGGACATCGAGCTGGCGCTGGCGACGCCAAACTCGACCGTCCTGGCCGGGCGGGCCGGCGGCGCCCTGGTTGCCACCGCCATGGTCGGCTCGGACGGCCACCGCGGCTGGGTCTATTACCTTGCGGTGACGGATGCCTGCCGCGGCCAGGGCTTCGGCACCGCGATGATGGCGGCCTGCGAGCGCTGGCTGACCGCGCGCGGGGTGCCGAAGCTCCACCTGCTGGTTCGCCGCGACAACACCCGGGTGATCGAGTTCTACGGCCGCCTCGGCTTCGAGGTGTCGGACAGCGTGATGCTGACGCGCTGGCTCACGGCGCCGGCGGCGCCGCCTGCCGCGACGCCTTGA
- a CDS encoding DMT family transporter has product MSPAVIACALLTVLLWGPAPVGTKFAVEGMSPLAAAVLRTVLAGGPALILALALRIPPPEGWANRLVLAISAVSGFILYPLLFSFGMARTSGVHGAMILALLPMVTGAIAGIVDRRPPALRWWLGCAIAAAGEALLIGSRSDLSAGGGDLFGDLLVLCGGVFAAAGYVAGAKLKERGYPAQGTTYWALVIASLILVPLLPGVVSGVAWAAMPRSAWIGLLYLVVGVSVVGYICWYWALGRGGIQRVSVFQFLQPASGVAAAVLLLGDSFDLTTLAAIVIVMSGVWTATRTRPS; this is encoded by the coding sequence ATGAGCCCCGCCGTCATTGCCTGCGCCCTGCTGACGGTTCTGCTGTGGGGGCCGGCCCCGGTCGGCACCAAGTTTGCCGTCGAGGGCATGTCGCCGCTGGCCGCCGCGGTTCTGCGCACCGTTCTGGCGGGCGGGCCGGCGCTGATCCTGGCGCTCGCCCTGCGCATTCCGCCGCCCGAAGGCTGGGCGAACAGGCTGGTGCTCGCCATTTCCGCGGTCAGCGGCTTCATTCTCTACCCGCTGCTGTTCAGCTTCGGCATGGCGCGCACCTCGGGCGTGCATGGCGCGATGATCCTGGCGCTGTTGCCGATGGTCACCGGCGCCATCGCCGGCATCGTCGATCGAAGGCCGCCCGCCCTGCGCTGGTGGCTCGGCTGCGCCATCGCGGCGGCGGGCGAGGCCCTGCTGATCGGCTCGCGCAGCGATCTCAGCGCGGGAGGCGGCGATCTGTTCGGCGACCTGCTGGTGCTGTGCGGCGGCGTGTTCGCCGCGGCGGGGTATGTTGCCGGCGCCAAGCTGAAGGAGAGGGGCTATCCGGCCCAGGGCACCACCTATTGGGCGCTGGTCATCGCCTCGCTGATCCTGGTTCCGCTGCTGCCCGGCGTGGTGTCCGGCGTCGCATGGGCGGCCATGCCGCGATCGGCCTGGATCGGCCTGCTCTATCTGGTGGTCGGGGTGTCGGTGGTCGGCTACATCTGCTGGTACTGGGCGCTCGGCCGGGGCGGCATCCAGCGCGTAAGCGTGTTCCAGTTCCTGCAGCCGGCGTCCGGCGTGGCGGCGGCGGTACTGCTGCTCGGCGACAGCTTCGACCTCACCACGCTGGCCGCCATCGTCATCGTGATGTCGGGGGTGTGGACCGCCACCCGCACCCGGCCTTCATGA
- a CDS encoding glutamine synthetase family protein yields the protein MAKPKDPKSGSPSGRGVASAEEGRAWAKKRGIEEIECVLPDQAGVARGKIMPAAKFFAKPQLALPSSIFCQTISGEYPDSDDKWQADPADGDLMLEPDWSTLAVVPWASDPTAQLIHDAFHGDGRPVEVAPRQVLRRVTELYAHHGWTPVVAPEIEFYLVKPNADPDYPLEPPIGRSGRPEIGRQSYSIQAVNEFDALFERIYDYSEAQGLEIDTLIHEEGAAQMEINLRHGEPLQLADQVFMFKRTIREAALQHQIYATFMAKPIAREPGSAMHIHQSVLDTETGKNIFSDEKGRPTAEFFSFIAGQQKYLPAVMCMLAPYVNSYRRLTRDSTAPINTRWGYDNRTTGLRIPPSDSDARRVENRVPSSDANPYLAVAASLACGYLGMMEGLPATEPTEGSAHGLDFELPRGLLEAVAAFEDCEPLIEVLGEAFVATYAAIKRTEFETYMRVISPWEREYLLLNV from the coding sequence ATGGCTAAACCGAAGGATCCCAAAAGCGGATCGCCCAGCGGACGCGGCGTTGCGTCGGCTGAGGAAGGCCGCGCCTGGGCAAAGAAGCGCGGCATCGAGGAAATCGAGTGCGTGCTGCCCGATCAGGCCGGCGTCGCCCGCGGCAAGATCATGCCGGCGGCGAAGTTCTTCGCCAAGCCGCAGCTCGCGCTGCCGAGCTCGATCTTCTGCCAGACCATTTCCGGCGAATATCCCGACAGCGACGACAAATGGCAGGCCGACCCCGCCGACGGCGACCTGATGCTGGAGCCGGACTGGTCGACGCTGGCGGTGGTGCCGTGGGCATCGGACCCCACCGCCCAGCTCATCCATGACGCCTTCCACGGCGACGGCCGGCCGGTCGAGGTGGCGCCGCGCCAGGTGCTGCGCCGCGTCACCGAGCTTTACGCCCACCATGGCTGGACGCCGGTGGTGGCGCCGGAGATCGAGTTCTACCTCGTCAAGCCCAATGCCGACCCCGACTATCCGCTGGAGCCCCCGATCGGCCGCTCCGGCCGGCCGGAAATCGGCCGCCAGTCCTATTCGATCCAGGCGGTCAACGAGTTCGACGCCCTGTTCGAGCGCATCTACGACTATTCGGAGGCGCAGGGGCTGGAGATCGACACCCTGATCCACGAGGAGGGTGCGGCGCAGATGGAGATCAATCTGCGCCATGGCGAGCCGCTGCAGCTCGCCGACCAGGTGTTCATGTTCAAGCGCACCATCCGCGAGGCGGCGCTGCAGCACCAGATCTATGCCACCTTCATGGCCAAGCCGATCGCCCGCGAGCCCGGCTCGGCCATGCACATCCACCAGTCGGTGCTCGACACCGAGACCGGCAAGAACATCTTCTCCGACGAGAAGGGCCGGCCGACCGCGGAGTTCTTCTCCTTCATCGCCGGGCAGCAGAAATACCTGCCGGCGGTGATGTGCATGCTGGCGCCGTACGTGAACTCCTACCGGCGCCTCACCCGCGATTCCACCGCGCCGATCAACACCCGCTGGGGCTACGACAACCGCACCACCGGCCTGCGCATTCCGCCCTCGGACTCCGACGCGCGGCGGGTCGAGAACCGGGTGCCGTCGTCCGATGCCAACCCCTATCTGGCGGTGGCGGCGTCGCTGGCTTGCGGCTATCTCGGCATGATGGAGGGGCTGCCGGCCACCGAGCCGACCGAGGGCTCCGCCCACGGCCTCGACTTCGAGCTGCCGCGCGGCCTGTTGGAGGCGGTGGCGGCGTTCGAGGATTGCGAGCCGCTGATCGAGGTGCTGGGCGAGGCGTTCGTGGCGACCTACGCCGCCATCAAGCGTACCGAGTTCGAGACCTATATGCGGGTGATCTCGCCGTGGGAGCGCGAATATCTGCTGCTCAACGTGTGA
- a CDS encoding DUF937 domain-containing protein: MFNLYEIIAKAQGGAAMANLARMYGLSPEQTRAAVEAMLPAFALGFKRATETPDGLSQFFNIMARNPYADWFESAGRLFATAQQAMGFQQPAPPTPGEDILTLLFGSKEASRAVAAHAAALSGVGVEATKAMMPAVGALIAGGMPQAAQAQAGMAEAFQGFFAAMAPQRAPEPPPPPGPAEVAAAWTSLMQSMLGQSPPKAPPSPVPDFTAMAEQVQDLGRSGNATFGKLFEAGVDAQKANLDRINQIFDSFLDHAPARQAAGTKSHDA, encoded by the coding sequence ATGTTCAATCTTTACGAGATCATCGCCAAGGCCCAGGGCGGCGCCGCGATGGCAAACCTCGCCCGAATGTACGGGCTCTCGCCCGAGCAGACGCGGGCGGCGGTGGAGGCGATGCTGCCGGCGTTCGCGCTCGGCTTCAAGCGCGCGACCGAAACGCCGGACGGCCTCAGCCAGTTCTTCAACATCATGGCGCGCAACCCCTATGCCGACTGGTTCGAAAGCGCCGGGCGGCTGTTCGCCACCGCCCAGCAGGCGATGGGCTTCCAGCAACCAGCGCCGCCGACGCCGGGCGAGGACATCCTGACGCTGCTGTTCGGCTCCAAGGAGGCCAGCCGCGCGGTGGCGGCCCATGCCGCGGCGCTGTCGGGCGTCGGGGTTGAGGCGACCAAGGCGATGATGCCGGCGGTCGGTGCCCTGATCGCCGGCGGCATGCCGCAGGCGGCGCAGGCCCAGGCCGGCATGGCCGAGGCGTTCCAGGGCTTCTTTGCGGCAATGGCGCCGCAGCGCGCGCCCGAGCCGCCGCCGCCGCCGGGGCCGGCCGAGGTCGCCGCGGCGTGGACCAGCCTGATGCAATCGATGCTGGGCCAGAGCCCGCCGAAGGCGCCGCCGTCGCCGGTGCCCGATTTCACCGCGATGGCCGAGCAGGTGCAGGACCTCGGACGCTCCGGCAACGCAACGTTCGGCAAGCTGTTCGAGGCCGGCGTCGACGCCCAGAAGGCCAATCTCGACCGCATCAACCAGATCTTCGACAGCTTCCTCGATCACGCCCCGGCCCGTCAGGCCGCGGGTACCAAGAGCCATGACGCCTGA